The sequence TACAACCAACTGCTTAGGATGCCCTTCAAAACTTGTCCATTGATTCCTAGCCAATACCGTAGCACAAATTGCACCGTTTGTACCTGCGTACGCCGGATTAATCTGAAGTTTATTAAACATGTTTTGCGACCACTGGGCATTTTGCTGCCCAAAGGCGAACAACCCTGAAAACATTAATAAAACAAGAACAAAATTCTTTTTCATAAGCTTGATTTTCTCTCTGTAATTGGCGCAAAATGAACCTACACCAATAGCTAATTTACATATTTAATTGAATACCGCCCTAATTATCGACACATTATTGTTTAAAACATTATTCAATATCCTACTTAAGTTAATTTTTGATACGACTTCCACCACCTATCTGGCAAGTTCCCATTACAAGCATAATCATAGTCATTATAGGTACATGGAACCAAATGATGACGATCAAATCTGCTTTTCTTAGAACTTGGATAGGGCACATCTATCCACCACCTTTCACTTTTATTGCTTTTATAAAAAATCAATTCATCTGATTGCTCTTCAACTGATACATAATATTTAGTATACCCTTTAATATCACCTGCTGGGAAATCTCCTTTTCTGTTACTTAATCCTTCTAGAAAGTACCAAACTAATTGTGCAACAAGATTGGTGCTTTGCTTATCTCTATCATACGATGGGTTCATTTCGTAAAAACCAATGGAAGTAAGCTTATCACTCATACCTGCATACCTAGTAATTTGGCATGCCTCTTCTCCATATAAACCATTAGGTATACCATGCCCTGTTCCTGGGGAATCCGACTGACGAATACAAGACACATCAAAACTTACCATGTCCGCATTTCTAAGAACAGGCTCTATTTCCTTCTTATCGTGCTGAACTTCTCCT is a genomic window of Flavobacteriales bacterium containing:
- a CDS encoding arginase family protein, which gives rise to LEQTINLVSIDPRFDIEDVGADFNSRSYLSKIILSQPNYLFNYSNLGHQSYYVAEDKLDLMSKMYFDVYRLGEVQHDKKEIEPVLRNADMVSFDVSCIRQSDSPGTGHGIPNGLYGEEACQITRYAGMSDKLTSIGFYEMNPSYDRDKQSTNLVAQLVWYFLEGLSNRKGDFPAGDIKGYTKYYVSVEEQSDELIFYKSNKSERWWIDVPYPSSKKSRFDRHHLVPCTYNDYDYACNGNLPDRWWKSYQKLT